The Euleptes europaea isolate rEulEur1 chromosome 2, rEulEur1.hap1, whole genome shotgun sequence genome has a segment encoding these proteins:
- the MOCS3 gene encoding adenylyltransferase and sulfurtransferase MOCS3, whose protein sequence is MSAGEAARPSPAAEEIRAPPPLPPRAGLSRPEIARYSRQLVLPELGVAGQLRLSACSVLVVGCGGLGCPLAQYLAAAGVGRLGLVDHDAVELSNLPRQVLHGESRLGRPKARSAAAALRELNSAVQCVPYELALGRDTALPLVRAYDVVADCSDNVATRYLVNDACVLAGKPLVSASALRLEGQLAVYGYQGGPCYRCLFPKPPPPETVTNCADGGVLGVVPGILGSLQALEVLKIAAGMGASSGPAMLVFDALAGRFRHIKLRPRDPNCAVCGDNPSVTALQDYELFCGSSATDKCRRLCLLGKDERVSVEEYKNILDGEVHHVLVDVRPQAEVDICRLAQAVFVPLRKLQEKDEGCLQVLVQRICEARRTSDENAAFPVYVVCKLGNDSQKAVKILQGLSYPGLGLISVKDIKGGLMAWAAKINPEFPQY, encoded by the coding sequence ATGTCGGCGGGAGAGGCGGCGCGGCCCTCGCCGGCCGCTGAGGAGATCCGcgccccgcctcccctccctccgcgGGCCGGGCTGAGCCGGCCGGAGATCGCGCGCTACTCGCGGCAGCTGGTGCTGCCGGAGCTGGGCGTCGCCGGGCAGCTGCGGCTGTCGGCCTGCTCGGTGCTGGTGGTGGGCTGCGGCGGcctgggctgcccgctggcccAGTACCTGGCGGCGGCCGGCGTGGGCCGCCTGGGCCTGGTGGACCACGACGCGGTGGAGCTGAGCAACCTCCCGCGGCAGGTGCTGCACGGCGAGAGCCGCCTGGGCCGCCCCAAGGCCCGCTCGGCGGCCGCCGCCTTGCGGGAGCTCAACTCGGCCGTGCAGTGCGTGCCTTACGAGCTGGCCCTGGGCCGCGACACGGCCCTGCCGCTGGTGCGGGCCTACGACGTGGTGGCCGACTGCTCCGACAACGTGGCCACCCGCTACCTGGTCAACGACGCCTGCGTGCTGGCCGGGAAGCCCCTGGTGTCGGCCAGCGCCCTGCGGCTGGAGGGGCAGCTGGCGGTGTACGGCTACCAGGGGGGGCCTTGCTACCGCTGCCTCTTCCCCAAGCCCCCTCCTCCGGAGACCGTTACCAACTGCGCGGACGGCGGGGTCCTGGGGGTCGTGCCCGGCATCCTGGGGTCCCTGCAGGCCCTGGAGGTGCTCAAGATCGCTGCCGGGATGGGGGCCTCTTCCGGCCCGGCCATGCTGGTCTTCGACGCCTTGGCAGGACGGTTTCGGCACATCAAGCTGAGGCCCAGGGACCCGAATTGCGCCGTGTGCGGCGACAACCCTTCGGTGACGGCCTTGCAGGATTACGAACTTTTCTGTGGGTCGTCGGCGACGGACAAGTGTCGGAGGTTATGCCTCTTGGGGAAGGACGAACGGGTGTCTGTGGAAGAGTACAAAAATATACTGGACGGCGAGGTCCATCATGTGTTGGTGGACGTCCGTCCCCAGGCTGAGGTGGACATATGTCGCTTGGCGCAGGCTGTCTTCGTGCCTTTGAGGAAGCTGCAGGAAAAAGATGAAGGCTGCCTGCAGGTTCTGGTCCAAAGGATATGTGAAGCGAGGCGGACGTCAGATGAAAATGCAGCGTTCCCAGTTTACGTCGTCTGCAAGTTAGGAAACGACTCTCAAAAGGCAGTAAAAATATTGCAGGGATTGTCTTATCCTGGGCTCGGTTTGATTTCTGTTAAGGACATCAAAGGGGGACTTATGGCTTGGGCTGCAAAAATCAATCCCGAGTTTCCTCAATATTGA